The sequence ATTTTCCCTGCCCAAGGTCGGCCCGCTCGGCCACCCTACAATGTCGTGTACCGCGTCGGGAGCAAGCGTCGAGACGACTCCGTCGATATCGTCGCGGGCTTCAAATCCAAAATGCTCATCCATCTTCCGGTCCATTTCAAAGTGTGAGAGACCCATATTCAATCCTCCTTGTCAGTCAAGACTAACGTATTGTAACAAGACTTATGTCTTATTTACAAGTTTAACTGCCTTTAATCACCGATATTTAGATTTTATATGACCTCAAACTTGCCAAAGAACAGGGCGGTATTGACAACGGGGTAAAATTGTATTAAAGTCTTAGTACTTTATTTTGTGGTCCGTGCGCGCCACTTAAAAGGGGGGGGAGAATGCCGTGCAGCACCATGCTGACCCTGTTTCGACTACCGGTGACCTCGATGCCATCCGAATCCGGGGCCTTACAAAGGAGTACGCGCACGGGGAGGGTGTACACGGACTCGACCTGTCGATTCCGCGCGGGTGTACTTTCGGGCTGTTGGGGCCAAACGGGGCAGGCAAGAGCACCACGATCAAGTTGTTGATGGGACTGCTGAAGCCGACTTCGGGGGAAGCGTTCGTTAATGGCTTCAGTATTCAAAGCGAATCGCTGCAGATTCGCGCGTGCGTGGGATACGTTCCGGAGCGGCATCACATCTATCCGTGGATGACCGTCGGCGAGGTCATCTGGTTTACACGCGCCTTCTACGAGACCTGGGACCATACGCTCTGCGAAGACCTGCTGAAACAATACGAGTTGCACCCCGCGAAGAAGGTCCGGGAACTTTCCCACGGAATGACGACGAAACTGGCCCTTGTACTCGCCTTGTCGCACGACCCAGACATCCTGCTCCTAGACGAACCCACAACGGGCTTGGACCCGTTAATA comes from Candidatus Hydrogenedentota bacterium and encodes:
- a CDS encoding nuclear transport factor 2 family protein, encoding MGLSHFEMDRKMDEHFGFEARDDIDGVVSTLAPDAVHDIVGWPSGPTLGRENARPFYETLFRDLAEGKVTCTRRLYGENFLVDDSVWHGTAPGRPFGLEGKG
- a CDS encoding ABC transporter ATP-binding protein, with protein sequence MQHHADPVSTTGDLDAIRIRGLTKEYAHGEGVHGLDLSIPRGCTFGLLGPNGAGKSTTIKLLMGLLKPTSGEAFVNGFSIQSESLQIRACVGYVPERHHIYPWMTVGEVIWFTRAFYETWDHTLCEDLLKQYELHPAKKVRELSHGMTTKLALVLALSHDPDILLLDEPTTGLDPLIREEFLDGIKSLIDKRPRTVLFSSHILSDIEKVADRIGIVNEGKLLLSATREELIRKTKRVEIELKPGGVAATPPPGTVLQESTAGRWQYTVYGFTDETIAFMESQDSVARCAAHDMSLEDIFKSVIKGARS